Proteins from a single region of Hermetia illucens chromosome 3, iHerIll2.2.curated.20191125, whole genome shotgun sequence:
- the LOC119653038 gene encoding uncharacterized protein LOC119653038 isoform X2 has protein sequence MSEENTAGRRYSNSSTLSLSTRPKKLKDSTRSDKRKTSKTTPPIEAISEVAVNTLGAENDDNKQIKRFHSAPETVIRIDVEGNTTHFKKHSASNRNSMASKRSSRDEKEMVEDTKHHHSHHQMDYSKPGIHYNSSLEAGRPTIHYISGHVNHAFIGHEVHDQYQQNHMMSVNSVQREQYWSWPCCHWRCHWNWTRREKTLSFIIVVQAFVIGGLLIALLKILLSDGDIVITNASSPWKLS, from the exons TACACGtcctaaaaaattaaaagattctACGCGGTCTGATAAGCGAAAAACAAGCAAGACGACCCCTCCCATCGAAGCTATATCCGAAGTGGCAGTTAACACTTTGGGTGCTGAAAATGACGATAACAAGCAAATAAAACGTTTTCATTCAGCTCCTGAGACAGTAATTAGGATAGATGTTGAGGGCAACACAACACACTTTAAGAAACATAGCGCATCTAACAGGAACTCTATGGCCAGCAAGCGATCATCTCGAGATGAGAAAGAAATGGTTGAAGATACTAAACATCACCACAGTCACCATCAGATGGACTATTCCAAGCCAGGAATCCATTACAACTCCAGCCTGGAAGCAGGTCGTCCAACCATTCATTACATAAGCGGACACGTAAACCACGCCTTCATAGGCCACGAAGTGCACGACCAGTATCAGCAGAACCATATGATGTCAGTTAATAG tgTTCAACGTGAACAATATTGGTCATGGCCTTGCTGTCACTGGCGCTGTCACTGGAACTGGACCCGACGCGAAAAAACCTTATCATTTATTATTGTGGTGCAAGCTTTTGTTATTGGAGGATTGCTCATTGCACTCCTGAAAATTTTGCTAAGTGATGGAGATATTGTTATCACCAACGCCAGTTCGCCGTGGAAATTGAGCTGA